The Natrinema amylolyticum genome includes the window TCGTAGATCGCGAGGTCGGCGTCGGTGTGCCGCCAGTGGGTCGCTCCGCCGGCGAGGTTCGTCTTCACCCACACCATGTTGGTGATCGCGTCGTCGTCGAGGATCTCGTCCGGATACAAATTGTACACCATCGGCGTCCCCTCGATCGTGAGAGCGTGAGCGTGTGCGAGGTGGTACTGCGGCGGCGCGCCCTCGTCGTGATTCTGGACGAACGGCCAGGCGTGCCACGGGTCCTGGGCCGTGACGCCCGCCCCCTCGAGTCGGCTCATATCGCCGTAGTCGAAGACCTCGTTCGTCACGAAGTACAGCGGGTAGTCGAAGGCGTCCATGCCGGTGTCGACGTAATTCTGCACGTAGTCGACGCCGCCGTCGAACACCTCGCCGACGCGGTTCATGTCGAACTCGTCGGCCCAGGCGTTGGCGTACCGGTCCCAGAACTCCGCCTCGACGTGCTTGACCGCGTCGTACCGGTAGCCGTCCGCACCGAAACTCGCGATCTTTGCCATGTAATCGTAGAGTTGCTCGCGGACGTACGGCGCGGTGTCCTCGTGGCCGTGGGTCTCGAGTTGCGCGAGGTCCTTCAGTCCGAGGAGGTTGCCGTGTTCGACCTGATGCTCGTCGTCCCAGTCGTCGATCGACCCGACGTCGGTGTGGAAGTGTTCCTCGTCGAACTGCGGGAAATCATAGCCGCGGTCGGCGGCCATGTGGTTCATCACGCAGTCGACGTACACCTCGAGGCCGCGCTCGTGTGCGGTATCGATGAGTCGCTGCAGGTCGCCTTCGGTGCCGAACTCGCTGTCGAACGAGCGGAAGTCGACCGGCTGATAGCCGAGCGGCGGATCGTTTCGGCCGTCCCGCTCCTCCCACGTCAGTTCGCTCTCTTGGGGTGCCTGAATCCAGACGCCGTCGTAGCCGCGGTCGGCGACCCGCGAGAGATCATCCGTGATCGTCGGCCACGTCTCGTGGAAGTACTGAAAGAAGACCCGCTCCCCCGCAGCCGCTGCCGGCGAGGCAGCCCCCGCACCGGCGAGGGAAAGTCCGGCGATCGCGGCTCCCCGGACGAGGGTCCGTCTGCTGATCGTTCTCTCGGTGTTCTGCTCAGAAGATCGGTTGGTATTCCCTGCCATTCAATCGTGAAGTACTATTTCCTCACAAATATATCTAGGGTGAATAACCGTTGTACTTATATGGGAAAAATATCGGCAATAGAGACGTTATCGCGGCGTATTCGCGAGGGATTACGTCTCCATTGGATTGTCGGACGGATCAGTGACAGAGAGCGACGCAGTTCAGCAGGGCACAGCGATTTTATCGCTCGCACCAGTCGCCGTACCGGACCATCCACATGACACTCGTCCGACGGGTGAGCGTCGAACTCGAGCCGTTCGGACGACGATCCCCATCGACCCGGCGAACGTGTTCGTCCGCCTCGAACTCCCGCGAACGATTGACCGAGAAAGGGTAACTTATACCCTTTCGAATCGAGGTTCGACCATGAGCAGCGACGACGAGTTCGACTACGGAAAAGACGAGCAGTTGCGGAGCCGCGAAGTGACGGAGGGGCCGGACAAGGCCCCCCACCGAGCGATGTTCCGTGCGATGGGGTTCGACGACGAGGACTTCGGATCGCCGATGATCGGCGTCCCGAATCCGGCGGCCGACATCACGCCGTGTAACGTCCACCTCGACGACGTCGCCGACGCCGCACTCGAGGGCGTCGACGAGTCCGGCGGCATGCCCATCGAGTTCGGGACGATCACGATCTCCGACGCCATCTCGATGGGGACCGAGGGGATGAAGGCCTCGCTGATCTCTCGAGAGCTCATCGCCGACTCCGTCGAACTCGTCTCCTTCGGCGAGCGCATGGACGGGCTGGTGACGATCGGTGGCTGCGACAAGAACATGCCCGGCATGATGATGGCCGCCATCCGGACTGATCTGCCCAGCGTTTTCCTCTACGGCGGCTCGATCATGCCCGGCGAGCATGAGGGCCGAGAGATCACCGTCCAGAACCTCTTCGAGGGGGTCGGTGCCGTCGCGGACGGCGAGATGTCCGGCGAGGAACTCGACGAGATGGAGCGCAACGCCTGTCCCGGTGCGGGCTCCTGTGGTGGCATGTTCACTGCCAACACGATGGCCTCGATCTCGGAGGCGCTCGGATTCGCGCCGCTGGGCAGCGCCAGCCCGCCGGCCGAGGACGAGTCGCGATACGACGTCGCCCGAGAGGCCGGCGAGATCGCCGTCGAGGCCGTCGAGGCGCAGCGCAAACCCTCCGACTTCCTCTCGAAGGAGTCGTTCGAGAACGCCATCGCCCTGCAGGTCGCCGTCGGCGGCTCGACCAACGCCGTCCTCCACCTGCTGGCGATGGCCGCCGAGGCCGGCGTCGACCTCTCCATCGAGGAGTTCGACGAGATCAGCCGTCGCACCCCGAAGATCGCAGACCTCCAGCCGGGCGGCTCGCGAGTGATGAACGACCTCCACGAGGTCGGCGGCGTCCCGGTCGTTCTGAACGCCCTCTACGAAGCGGATCTGCTCCACGGCGACGCGCTGACTGTGACGGGTAACACGATCGGCGAGGAACTCGAGCGGATCGATCCGCCGACGATCGAGGAACTCGACGTAGACTTCCTCTACACCGTCGACGAACCGAAAAACAAACAGGGTGCCATCCGCATCCTGACGGGCAATCTCGCGCCCGGCGGCTCGGTCCTCAAGGTCACCGGCGACGACGAACTCCACCACGAAGGACCCGTCCGCGTCTTCGAGGACGAGGAAAACGCCATGGCGTACGTCCAGGAGGGACACGTCGAGAGCGGCGACGTGATCGTCATCCGCAACGAGGGGCCACAGGGCGGGCCCGGAATGCGCGAGATGCTAGGCGTCACCTCGGCCGTCGCCGGCCAGGGTCACGCGGAAGACGTCGCGCTCATCACCGACGGTCGCTTCTCCGGCGCGACGCGCGGGTTCTCGATCGGCCACGTCGCCCCCGAGGCGTTCGCCGGCGGCCCCATCGGTCTCATCGAGGACGGCGACGTGATCACCATCGACATCGCCGAGCGCACCCTCGAGGTCGACCTCGACGAGGACGAACTCGCGGCCCGCCGCGAGGAGTGGGAACAGCCCGAACCCAACTACGAGAACGGCGTGCTGGCGAAGTTCGGCCGCGCCTTCGGCTCGGCGGCCAACGGTGCCGTGACCAACCCCGGCGTCAAAGAGGACTAATCGACGGGCGCGTCTCCCGGTCCCACTTCACTCGCTCACGGGAGACGGCCTCAGGATAGCACTCCCTTCGATTTCCTGCACGAGTCTTTCCCGGCTTTGTGACCGACTACCAGATAGACGGATATGTGTAAATACTGCCTCGAGTGTGACTGGCAGATCAGTACCGACGACGGCTACACGGAAAAGGAGGTGTCGGAGAAGGCGATCGAACACTTCGTCGAGACGGGGCACACGGTCGATTCGCTGCGGCTGCCGCCGCCGGCGGCCGTCCTCGAGAACTAACCCGTAACCGGGCCAGATGAGACGCGGGCTCTCCTCTCGAACCGACTCTCCTCCGTTTCTCAGTCCCCTCGTCGCTCGAGGATCCGATCGATGATCAGCCGCGTCGAGAGCAGTTGCTCGTTGTCGCCTACTTCTCGAGCGCTCGCCCGGCGAACCTCGCAGTCGATCCCGCGACGCTCGAGTTCCGACCGGATCGCCTCGTCGTCGTGGTGCTGGTCGTGACCGAGCGCGATCACGTCGGGATCGATTTCCTCGATCGGGACGAAGATGTCCTCTTCGTGCCCGAGCAGGGCCTCGTCGACGGCCGCGAGCGCGTCGACCACGTCGCGGCGCTGGGTGGCCGGACAGATCGGTGCCTCCTTGTGATCGACGTTGGTCTTGCGGGCGACGATGACGTGGAGTTCGTCGCCCATCGCGGCGGCCTCCTCCAGATAGTGGACGTGGCCGGGGTGGAGGATGTCGAAGGTCCCCTGGGCGATGACGGTCCGCGTCACGCGTCGGTCCCCCTCGCTGTCGCCGCCGGCGGTTTCTGCGCCGATCCCATCGTCCTCGGTCCGGTAGTCGCTGGTGGCATCGTCTCGAGCATAGCGGGCCTCATCGTCGCAGTTCCTCGTCGATATCCGCCTGCGTGAAATCGAAGAAGTCCTCGGTGTCGGGCAAGTCCACGTCGATGACGTTCAGGGTGGTCGGCTCCCCCTTCGAATCGAACGCCTTCCAGTCGGTCCGGCGGTAGGGTGCCCCGATGATGACGTGGACGCTCCCGCGGCCGAACGTGTCCAGATCCGCGTTACTGGGCTTGATCACGCCGTTAGGATGGGAGTGAATGCTCCCCAGCGCCTTCACGTCGTTCGGAATCTGGTTCGTCTTGACGGTCGCGCTGACGCTGTTGGTCTCGGTGCCGGGCACCACGAGAATGTCCGTGATGACCAGCCCGTCCCGATCCAGATCCAGGCGATCTGCCTCGGTCCCCCGGAGAAATCCCATGTACTCGTTCGGGTGTGTCTCCTCGGAGGACTCGAGGGCGAACTCGAGGGTCTCCTCGGCGATGCCGAGGATCTCGCTCGAGCGAAACAGCGCGTCGAACAGCCCCATATCCCCACGTGCGGCCTTGCGGTTGCTAAACGTTCCGATGCATCGGTTCGTCTCGAGCGCCACGCAGTGAAGGAACGCTCTGGGCCCTGTCTCCCCCGAGTGAGATACCCCGTCGTCTCCCGATGCATCGATCAGCAGAACCCGACCGTACGGGCCGGTGATCGACTCCCTCGAGTCCGATCCCTTCTTGACAAGGGTTATACGCGACCACCTCAAAGGGCGAATCAAGATGACGCGTGACTCCGCCGGGGAACCCGGCGCAGACGACGGGGATTCCGTCGTCTACGATCTCGCTTCCGATTGTACCGCCGACGACGTCGAGCAAGGCCGCCCCTATCTCGCCGAGATCAACGGCATCGTCGACTACGGCGTCTTCGTCGATCTCTCCGACTCCGTCTCCGGCCTCGTCCACGAATCCGTCCTCGAGGGCACCTACGCCGTCGGCGACGAACTCGTCGTCGAACTCGAGAGCGTTCGCGAGAACGGCGATATGGCCTTCGAGCCAGTCGATATCGACGACTATACGGTCGAGACGGTCGGCCACGACTACTCCCTGACCGGGACCGACCGCCTCGAGAGCACCATCGGCGAACAGATCCACCTCGAAGGGACGGTCACGCAGGTCAAACAGACCGGCGGCCCGACGATCTTCCACGTCGCCGACGAGTACGGCGTCGTTCCCTGCGCCGCCTTCGAGGAGGCCGGCGTCCGCGCCTACCCCTCGATCGAGGTCGGCGACGTCGTTCGCATTACCGGCACGCCGGAACACCGCGAGGGCTCCGTCCAGATCGAGGTCGACGGCCTCTCGAAACTCGAGGACGAGGACGCCGAGGCGGCCCGCGAGCGACTCGAGGACGCCCTCGAAGAGCGCGCCGAGCCCCACGACGTCGACCCCCTGATCGACTGGCCGGCGTTCGAGAAGCTCCGCCCCAACCTCGAGGAGGTCGCCCGACTGCTCCGTCGGACGGTCCTCGAGGGACGACCGATCCGCGTGCGCCACCACGCCGACGGCGACGGAATGTGCGCCGCCGTCCCCGTCCAGATCGCGCTCCAGCGGTTCATCGCCGACGTCCACGAGGACGAGGACGCGCCGCGCCACCTCATCAAGCGGCTGCCGGCGAAAGCGCCGTTCTACGAGATGGAAGACGCCACGCGGGACCTGAACTTCGCGCTCGAGGACCGCGAGAAACACGGCCAGCAACTCCCGCTCCTCCTGATGCTTGACAACGGCTCGACGGCCGAGGACGTCCCGGCCTACGAGACGCTGGCCCACTACGACATCCCGATCGCGGTCGTCGACCACCACCACCCCGATCCCGAGGCGGTGGAGGACTTACTCGACGCCCACGTGAACCCCTACCTTCACGACGAGGACTACCGGATCACGACGGGGATGCTCTGCGTCGAACTCGCGCGGATGATCTACCCCGATCTCGGCGACGAACTCCGCCACGTCCCCGCCGTCGCCGGCCTCTCGGACCGCTCGAAGGCCGACGCGATGGACGACT containing:
- a CDS encoding alpha-amylase domain-containing protein, whose product is MAGNTNRSSEQNTERTISRRTLVRGAAIAGLSLAGAGAASPAAAAGERVFFQYFHETWPTITDDLSRVADRGYDGVWIQAPQESELTWEERDGRNDPPLGYQPVDFRSFDSEFGTEGDLQRLIDTAHERGLEVYVDCVMNHMAADRGYDFPQFDEEHFHTDVGSIDDWDDEHQVEHGNLLGLKDLAQLETHGHEDTAPYVREQLYDYMAKIASFGADGYRYDAVKHVEAEFWDRYANAWADEFDMNRVGEVFDGGVDYVQNYVDTGMDAFDYPLYFVTNEVFDYGDMSRLEGAGVTAQDPWHAWPFVQNHDEGAPPQYHLAHAHALTIEGTPMVYNLYPDEILDDDAITNMVWVKTNLAGGATHWRHTDADLAIYERENNLLVGLNNDTDDWRSEWVYTTWSDEPLNDYSGTADDVTVDDNGWVEVSVPPEGWVFYAPY
- a CDS encoding DHH family phosphoesterase, with protein sequence MTRDSAGEPGADDGDSVVYDLASDCTADDVEQGRPYLAEINGIVDYGVFVDLSDSVSGLVHESVLEGTYAVGDELVVELESVRENGDMAFEPVDIDDYTVETVGHDYSLTGTDRLESTIGEQIHLEGTVTQVKQTGGPTIFHVADEYGVVPCAAFEEAGVRAYPSIEVGDVVRITGTPEHREGSVQIEVDGLSKLEDEDAEAARERLEDALEERAEPHDVDPLIDWPAFEKLRPNLEEVARLLRRTVLEGRPIRVRHHADGDGMCAAVPVQIALQRFIADVHEDEDAPRHLIKRLPAKAPFYEMEDATRDLNFALEDREKHGQQLPLLLMLDNGSTAEDVPAYETLAHYDIPIAVVDHHHPDPEAVEDLLDAHVNPYLHDEDYRITTGMLCVELARMIYPDLGDELRHVPAVAGLSDRSKADAMDDYLDLADEEGYDENRLQDVSEALDYAAFWLRYNSGDQLIQDLLQVDSDDEQRHRDLVDFFAERGREEVDEQLDAAMPHLEHETLENGAHLYRIDVENHAHRFTYPAPGKTTGEIHDRKIEETGDPVITVGYGPDFAVLRSDGVRLDIPNMVSELEAEIAGGGVSGGGHLVVGSIKFVTGKREEVIDALVEKMAEADIDEALSSAAPIDD
- the ilvD gene encoding dihydroxy-acid dehydratase, which encodes MSSDDEFDYGKDEQLRSREVTEGPDKAPHRAMFRAMGFDDEDFGSPMIGVPNPAADITPCNVHLDDVADAALEGVDESGGMPIEFGTITISDAISMGTEGMKASLISRELIADSVELVSFGERMDGLVTIGGCDKNMPGMMMAAIRTDLPSVFLYGGSIMPGEHEGREITVQNLFEGVGAVADGEMSGEELDEMERNACPGAGSCGGMFTANTMASISEALGFAPLGSASPPAEDESRYDVAREAGEIAVEAVEAQRKPSDFLSKESFENAIALQVAVGGSTNAVLHLLAMAAEAGVDLSIEEFDEISRRTPKIADLQPGGSRVMNDLHEVGGVPVVLNALYEADLLHGDALTVTGNTIGEELERIDPPTIEELDVDFLYTVDEPKNKQGAIRILTGNLAPGGSVLKVTGDDELHHEGPVRVFEDEENAMAYVQEGHVESGDVIVIRNEGPQGGPGMREMLGVTSAVAGQGHAEDVALITDGRFSGATRGFSIGHVAPEAFAGGPIGLIEDGDVITIDIAERTLEVDLDEDELAARREEWEQPEPNYENGVLAKFGRAFGSAANGAVTNPGVKED
- a CDS encoding Mov34/MPN/PAD-1 family protein, whose translation is MGLFDALFRSSEILGIAEETLEFALESSEETHPNEYMGFLRGTEADRLDLDRDGLVITDILVVPGTETNSVSATVKTNQIPNDVKALGSIHSHPNGVIKPSNADLDTFGRGSVHVIIGAPYRRTDWKAFDSKGEPTTLNVIDVDLPDTEDFFDFTQADIDEELRR
- a CDS encoding FAD synthase, translating into MTRTVIAQGTFDILHPGHVHYLEEAAAMGDELHVIVARKTNVDHKEAPICPATQRRDVVDALAAVDEALLGHEEDIFVPIEEIDPDVIALGHDQHHDDEAIRSELERRGIDCEVRRASAREVGDNEQLLSTRLIIDRILERRGD